The proteins below come from a single Panicum hallii strain FIL2 chromosome 7, PHallii_v3.1, whole genome shotgun sequence genomic window:
- the LOC112901120 gene encoding ABC transporter C family member 4-like isoform X3 — translation MGSGGRQHEMALPWWLASTACAPPSGSLGGWLAFLILSPCPQRALLGAVDLVFLVASLVLAARRPRSVESGPAAAPEREALLQEPKTSPPLFRYALALAASAVFAAASVVLLALALVLQPGTSWRAVELAFLAVHAVAHGVAAWTVASVVRGAGGDAPAAAAPPAHLRVFWLATAVGAALFSASAAVRSADGSLIFPDDVLAFAGLLVSLPLAYVAVTGFTGRDASAGDGESDRNSAEALAPPYAAASFLSRATFSWINPLISKGYAAKSLAADDVPRVSAGHRAEASYALFMSNWPAQRSRHPVAIALWLSFWPQFVLTAALGLANIAAMYVGPSLIDRFVEFVRRGGTPWEGLRLVLILLVGKAAQTLSAHHYNFQGQLLGMRIRGALQTALYRKSLRLSTGARRAHGTGAIVNYMQVDAGLVSSAMHGLHGLWQMPLQIMVALLLLYTYLGAAVLLTLAVIAAATVITAFANKLSLDYQIKFIGVRDSRIKALTEMLSHMRVIKLQAWEETFGGKVRELRQAEVGWLVKFTLFMCANNVVFSSCPLGMTVLVFGTYLASGGVLDAGKVFTATSFFSMLNAPMRDFPQTMVSSLQAFVSLGRLNKFLSETEIDGTAVDRVESVAAGAVAVKVQGGVFAWDVPASEANNGEPGHGSEHNGHGEEPKMETVLKGIDVEVRKGELVAVVGMVGSGKSSLLSCIMGEMHKLSGKVSIYGSTAFVAQTAWIRNGTIQENILFGKPMHPERYSEIIHACCLEKDLEMMDFGDQTEIGERGINLSGGQKQRIQLARAVYQDCDIYLLDDIFSAVDAHTGSTIFMECLKGTLKNKTVILVTHQVDFLQNVDTVFVMKDGLVIQSGTYHELIESSSEFSVLVTAHHSSMEMAKEQGCLDQNTETSVDTKSRNESGEMTAIAQNKETNSSKLIQEEERESGQVSWRVYKLYMTEAWGWRGVLVLLAVSLLSEGCSMASNYWLSYETSGVAIFNTSLFLGVYVSIVAATIVFGMISNLVVTFSGLQSAQAFFNKMFDSVLRAPMSFFDTTPSGRILSRASSDQLKIDIVLVFYIGFATSLCISVITSVAVTCQVAWPSVIAVLPLLFLNIWYRNHYIATSRELTRLQGVTEAPVTDHLTETFLGAPTVRCFRKEDEFYQTNLDRINSNLRMSFHNYAANEWLGFRLELIGTLILSITAFLMISLPSNFIKKEFVGMSLSYGLSLNSLVYYTILISCMVENDMVAVERVHQYSTLPSEAAWEVADCLPSPNWPSRGDIDVKDLKVRYRRNTPLILKGITVSIKSGEKIGVVGRTGSGKSTLVQALFRIVEPAEGRIIIDSVDICTLGLHDLRSRFGVIPQEPVLFEGTVRSNIDPTGRYSEAEIWQGGFADVDNTWQWGHMPSSVAS, via the exons ATGGGCAGTGGAGGCAGGCAGCACGAGATGGCGCTTCCCTGGTGGCTGGCCTCCACGGCGTGCGCGCCGCCGTCCGGCTCCCTCGGCGGCTGGCTCGCGTTCCTTATCCTCTCCCCGTGCCCGCAGCGCGCGCTCCTCGGCGCCGTGGACCTCGTATTCCTCGTCGCCTCCCTCGtgctcgccgcccgccgcccacgcaGCGTAGAGTCGGGGCCGGCGGCTGCACCCGAGCGCGAGGCGCTCCTGCAGGAGCCGAAGACTTCGCCGCCGCTCTTCCGCTACGCTCTCGCGCTCGCGGCCTCGGCCGTGTTCGCGGCGGCGTCCGTCGTTCTCCTCGCGCTCGCGCTAGTGCTCCAGCCGGGCACGTCGTGGCGCGCCGTCGAGCTCGCCTTCCTCGCCGTCCACGCCGTCGCGCACGGTGTGGCCGCGTGGACCGTGGCCTCTGTGGTGAGAGGGGCAGGAGGAGatgctccggccgccgccgcgcctccggcACATCTCCGCGTGTTCTGGCTCGCCACCGCTGTCGGCGCCGCGCTCTTTTCCGCCTCGGCGGCGGTCCGCAGCGCCGACGGCTCGCTGATCTTCCCAGATGACGTCCTCGCCTTTGCAGGTTTGCTCGTCTCGCTGCCTCTGGCGTACGTGGCGGTCACCGGCTTCACCGGCCGTGACGCCAGCGCGGGAGATGGTGAATCGGACCGCAACAGCGCGGAGGCGCTAGCCCCGCCGTACGCCGCCGCGTCGTTCCTGTCGCGCGCGACGTTCAGCTGGATCAACCCGCTAATCTCCAAGGGGTACGCAGCCAAGTCTCTCGCCGCCGATGACGTTCCCCGGGTCTCTGCCGGCCACCGCGCCGAGGCGTCGTACGCTCTGTTCATGTCCAACTGGCCGGCGCAGCGGTCGCGGCATCCGGTGGCCATCGCGCTGTGGCTGTCCTTCTGGCCACAGTTCGTGCTCACCGCCGCGCTGGGGCTCGCGAACATCGCGGCCATGTACGTCGGCCCGTCGCTCATCGACCGGTTCGTCGAGTTCGTCCGCCGCGGCGGGACGCCATGGGAGGGCCTCCGGCTAGTTCTCATCCTACTCGTCGGCAAGGCTGCCCAGACGCTGTCGGCGCACCACTACAACTTCCAGGGGCAGCTCCTGGGCATGCGCATCCGCGGCGCGCTCCAGACGGCGCTGTACCGCAAGTCGCTGCGCCTGTCCACCGGGGCGCGCCGCGCGCACGGCACCGGCGCCATCGTGAACTACATGCAGGTGGACGCCGGGCTGGTTTCCTCCGCCATGCACGGGCTCCATGGCCTGTGGCAGATGCCGCTGCAGATCATGGTGGCGCTGCTCCTCCTCTACACCTACCTCGGCGCCGCCGTGCTGCTGACGCTCGCCGTGATCGCCGCGGCGACCGTCATCACCGCGTTCGCCAACAAGCTGAGCCTGGACTACCAGATCAAGTTCATTGGCGTGCGCGACAGCCGCATCAAGGCCCTCACGGAGATGCTGAGCCACATGCGCGTCATCAAGCTGCAGGCCTGGGAGGAGACGTTTGGTGGCAAGGTGCGCGAGCTCCGGCAGGCCGAGGTGGGGTGGCTGGTGAAGTTCACGCTCTTCATGTGTGCCAACAACGTGGTGTTCTCGAGCTGTCCGCTCGGCATGACCGTGCTCGTGTTCGGGACGTACCTCGCCTCCGGAGGCGTGCTGGACGCCGGCAAGGTGTTCACGGCCACGTCCTTCTTCAGCATGCTCAACGCCCCCATGCGGGACTTCCCGCAGACGATGGTCTCGTCCTTGCAGGCGTTCGTGTCGCTGGGCCGGCTGAACAAGTTCCTGTCGGAGACCGAGATCGACGGCACGGCGGTCGATCGCGTCGAGAGCGTTGCCGCTGGCGCGGTGGCCGTGAAGGTGCAGGGTGGTGTGTTTGCCTGGGACGTGCCGGCCAGCGAGGCAAACAATGGCGAGCCGGGCCATGGTTCGGAGCATAATGGCCATGGGGAGGAGCCAAAGATGGAGACGGTGCTGAAGGGGATTGACGTGGAGGTGAGGAAGGGTGAGCTCGTGGCGGTAGTTGGGATGGTGGGGTCCGGCAAGTCGTCGCTGCTGTCCTGCATCATGGGAGAGATGCACAAGCTCTCAGGCAAG GTTAGCATATATGGAAGCACAGCATTTGTTGCGCAAACTGCTTGGATCCGAAATGGAACCATTCAAGAGAACATTTTGTTTGGAAAGCCAATGCACCCAGAGAGATATTCAGAAATCATACATGCTTGCTGCCTGGAAAAGGATTTGGAAATGATGGATTTCGGTGACCAGACTGAAATAGGTGAGCGAGGGATCAATCTCAGTGGGGGTCAAAAACAGCGCATCCAGCTTGCAAGGGCAGTTTATCAAGATTGCGATATATATCTTCTTGATGACATCTTTAGCGCAGTTGATGCTCATACTGGATCAACTATTTTCATG GAATGTCTGAAGGGCACACTCAAGAATAAGACTGTTATTCTTGTCACTCACCAAGTGGACTTCTTGCAAAATGTGGATACAGTATTT GTAATGAAAGATGGGCTAGTCATCCAGTCTGGGACTTATCATGAATTAATAGAATCCTCCTCAGAGTTTTCGGTTCTTGTCACTGCTCATCATAGTTCAATGGAGATGGCTAAGGAACAAGGCTGCCTAGATCAGAACACCGAGACTTCTGTGGATACCAAGTCCAGAAATGAAAGTGGCGAGATGACTGCCATTGCACAGAACAAAGAAACAAATTCCTCTAAGCTGATCCAGGAAGAGGAAAGGGAAAGCGGCCAAGTCAGCTGGCGTGTGTACAAGTTATATATGACAGAGGCCTGGGGTTGGCGGGGAGTTCTGGTCCTTTTAGCAGTCTCACTGCTTTCAGAGGGCTGCAGTATGGCGAGTAACTACTGGCTGTCATATGAAACATCAGGAGTCGCCATATTTAACACTTCCTTATTTCTTGGTGTTTATGTTTCAATAGTTGCTGCTACAATTGTATTCGGAATGATTAGCAATCTTGTTGTGACATTCTCGGGCCTTCAATCAGCCCAGGCCTTTTTCAACAAGATGTTTGATAGCGTTCTACGAGCTCCGATGTCTTTCTTCGACACCACTCCTTCAGGAAGGATCCTAAGCCGG GCATCTTCAGACCAACTGAAAATTGATATTGTCCTTGTGTTTTATATTGGTTTTGCCACATCATTGTGCATTTCAGTGATTACCAGCGTTGCTGTTACTTGCCAAGTTGCATGGCCGTCGGTCATAGCAGTACTTCCACTGCTGTTTTTGAACATTTGGTATCGG AACCATTATATTGCAACATCTCGAGAGTTAACTCGTCTTCAAGGAGTAACAGAGGCACCAGTTACTGATCACTTGACTGAAACCTTTTTGGGTGCTCCAACTGTCAGGTGCTTTAGAAAGGAGGATGAGTTCTACCAGACCAACTTGGACAGAATTAATTCGAATTTGCGCATGTCTTTTCATAATTATGCGGCTAATGAGTGGCTTGGATTTCGCTTGGAGCTAATTGGCACACTTATTTTGTCTATAACTGCTTTTCTCATGATCAGCTTGCCCAGCAATTTCATCAAGAAAG AATTCGTTGGCATGTCCCTTTCCTATGGTCTTTCTCTCAATTCCTTGGTGTACTACACGATTCTCATAAGCTGTATGGTTGAAAATGATATGGTAGCTGTAGAGAGGGTACATCAGTATAGTACTCTCCCTTCTGAGGCAGCATGGGAGGTTGCAGATTGCCTTCCCTCACCTAATTGGCCCAGCCGAGGAGATATTGATGTGAAAGATCTGAAG GTTCGGTATCGTCGAAATACACCTCTAATCTTGAAAGGTATTACAGTAAGTATTAAGAGCGGGGAAAAGATCGGAGTTGTGGGAAGGACTGGCAGTGGCAAGTCGACTTTAGTGCAGGCCTTATTCAGGATTGTGGAGCCTGCAGAAGGACGTATCATTATCGACAGTGTTGATATCTGCACTTTGGGGCTTCATGATCTGAGGTCTCGCTTTGGTGTGATTCCCCAAGAACCTGTGCTCTTCGAGGGAACTGTAAGGAGCAACATAGACCCAACTGGGAGGTATTCTGAGGCTGAGATATGGCAG GGTGGTTTCGCTGACGTGGACAACACGTGGCAGTGGGGCCACAT GCCCTCGAGCGTTGCCAGCTAA
- the LOC112901120 gene encoding ABC transporter C family member 4-like isoform X1, producing MGSGGRQHEMALPWWLASTACAPPSGSLGGWLAFLILSPCPQRALLGAVDLVFLVASLVLAARRPRSVESGPAAAPEREALLQEPKTSPPLFRYALALAASAVFAAASVVLLALALVLQPGTSWRAVELAFLAVHAVAHGVAAWTVASVVRGAGGDAPAAAAPPAHLRVFWLATAVGAALFSASAAVRSADGSLIFPDDVLAFAGLLVSLPLAYVAVTGFTGRDASAGDGESDRNSAEALAPPYAAASFLSRATFSWINPLISKGYAAKSLAADDVPRVSAGHRAEASYALFMSNWPAQRSRHPVAIALWLSFWPQFVLTAALGLANIAAMYVGPSLIDRFVEFVRRGGTPWEGLRLVLILLVGKAAQTLSAHHYNFQGQLLGMRIRGALQTALYRKSLRLSTGARRAHGTGAIVNYMQVDAGLVSSAMHGLHGLWQMPLQIMVALLLLYTYLGAAVLLTLAVIAAATVITAFANKLSLDYQIKFIGVRDSRIKALTEMLSHMRVIKLQAWEETFGGKVRELRQAEVGWLVKFTLFMCANNVVFSSCPLGMTVLVFGTYLASGGVLDAGKVFTATSFFSMLNAPMRDFPQTMVSSLQAFVSLGRLNKFLSETEIDGTAVDRVESVAAGAVAVKVQGGVFAWDVPASEANNGEPGHGSEHNGHGEEPKMETVLKGIDVEVRKGELVAVVGMVGSGKSSLLSCIMGEMHKLSGKVSIYGSTAFVAQTAWIRNGTIQENILFGKPMHPERYSEIIHACCLEKDLEMMDFGDQTEIGERGINLSGGQKQRIQLARAVYQDCDIYLLDDIFSAVDAHTGSTIFMECLKGTLKNKTVILVTHQVDFLQNVDTVFVMKDGLVIQSGTYHELIESSSEFSVLVTAHHSSMEMAKEQGCLDQNTETSVDTKSRNESGEMTAIAQNKETNSSKLIQEEERESGQVSWRVYKLYMTEAWGWRGVLVLLAVSLLSEGCSMASNYWLSYETSGVAIFNTSLFLGVYVSIVAATIVFGMISNLVVTFSGLQSAQAFFNKMFDSVLRAPMSFFDTTPSGRILSRASSDQLKIDIVLVFYIGFATSLCISVITSVAVTCQVAWPSVIAVLPLLFLNIWYRNHYIATSRELTRLQGVTEAPVTDHLTETFLGAPTVRCFRKEDEFYQTNLDRINSNLRMSFHNYAANEWLGFRLELIGTLILSITAFLMISLPSNFIKKEFVGMSLSYGLSLNSLVYYTILISCMVENDMVAVERVHQYSTLPSEAAWEVADCLPSPNWPSRGDIDVKDLKVRYRRNTPLILKGITVSIKSGEKIGVVGRTGSGKSTLVQALFRIVEPAEGRIIIDSVDICTLGLHDLRSRFGVIPQEPVLFEGTVRSNIDPTGRYSEAEIWQALERCQLKDIVASKPEKLDALVADMGENWSVGQKQLLCFGRVILKRSRILFMDEATASVDLQTDAAIQRIIREEFAECTVISIAHRIPTVMDSDKVLVLDAGLVREFDAPSKLMGRPSLFGAMVQEHANRSSSMHPVDGM from the exons ATGGGCAGTGGAGGCAGGCAGCACGAGATGGCGCTTCCCTGGTGGCTGGCCTCCACGGCGTGCGCGCCGCCGTCCGGCTCCCTCGGCGGCTGGCTCGCGTTCCTTATCCTCTCCCCGTGCCCGCAGCGCGCGCTCCTCGGCGCCGTGGACCTCGTATTCCTCGTCGCCTCCCTCGtgctcgccgcccgccgcccacgcaGCGTAGAGTCGGGGCCGGCGGCTGCACCCGAGCGCGAGGCGCTCCTGCAGGAGCCGAAGACTTCGCCGCCGCTCTTCCGCTACGCTCTCGCGCTCGCGGCCTCGGCCGTGTTCGCGGCGGCGTCCGTCGTTCTCCTCGCGCTCGCGCTAGTGCTCCAGCCGGGCACGTCGTGGCGCGCCGTCGAGCTCGCCTTCCTCGCCGTCCACGCCGTCGCGCACGGTGTGGCCGCGTGGACCGTGGCCTCTGTGGTGAGAGGGGCAGGAGGAGatgctccggccgccgccgcgcctccggcACATCTCCGCGTGTTCTGGCTCGCCACCGCTGTCGGCGCCGCGCTCTTTTCCGCCTCGGCGGCGGTCCGCAGCGCCGACGGCTCGCTGATCTTCCCAGATGACGTCCTCGCCTTTGCAGGTTTGCTCGTCTCGCTGCCTCTGGCGTACGTGGCGGTCACCGGCTTCACCGGCCGTGACGCCAGCGCGGGAGATGGTGAATCGGACCGCAACAGCGCGGAGGCGCTAGCCCCGCCGTACGCCGCCGCGTCGTTCCTGTCGCGCGCGACGTTCAGCTGGATCAACCCGCTAATCTCCAAGGGGTACGCAGCCAAGTCTCTCGCCGCCGATGACGTTCCCCGGGTCTCTGCCGGCCACCGCGCCGAGGCGTCGTACGCTCTGTTCATGTCCAACTGGCCGGCGCAGCGGTCGCGGCATCCGGTGGCCATCGCGCTGTGGCTGTCCTTCTGGCCACAGTTCGTGCTCACCGCCGCGCTGGGGCTCGCGAACATCGCGGCCATGTACGTCGGCCCGTCGCTCATCGACCGGTTCGTCGAGTTCGTCCGCCGCGGCGGGACGCCATGGGAGGGCCTCCGGCTAGTTCTCATCCTACTCGTCGGCAAGGCTGCCCAGACGCTGTCGGCGCACCACTACAACTTCCAGGGGCAGCTCCTGGGCATGCGCATCCGCGGCGCGCTCCAGACGGCGCTGTACCGCAAGTCGCTGCGCCTGTCCACCGGGGCGCGCCGCGCGCACGGCACCGGCGCCATCGTGAACTACATGCAGGTGGACGCCGGGCTGGTTTCCTCCGCCATGCACGGGCTCCATGGCCTGTGGCAGATGCCGCTGCAGATCATGGTGGCGCTGCTCCTCCTCTACACCTACCTCGGCGCCGCCGTGCTGCTGACGCTCGCCGTGATCGCCGCGGCGACCGTCATCACCGCGTTCGCCAACAAGCTGAGCCTGGACTACCAGATCAAGTTCATTGGCGTGCGCGACAGCCGCATCAAGGCCCTCACGGAGATGCTGAGCCACATGCGCGTCATCAAGCTGCAGGCCTGGGAGGAGACGTTTGGTGGCAAGGTGCGCGAGCTCCGGCAGGCCGAGGTGGGGTGGCTGGTGAAGTTCACGCTCTTCATGTGTGCCAACAACGTGGTGTTCTCGAGCTGTCCGCTCGGCATGACCGTGCTCGTGTTCGGGACGTACCTCGCCTCCGGAGGCGTGCTGGACGCCGGCAAGGTGTTCACGGCCACGTCCTTCTTCAGCATGCTCAACGCCCCCATGCGGGACTTCCCGCAGACGATGGTCTCGTCCTTGCAGGCGTTCGTGTCGCTGGGCCGGCTGAACAAGTTCCTGTCGGAGACCGAGATCGACGGCACGGCGGTCGATCGCGTCGAGAGCGTTGCCGCTGGCGCGGTGGCCGTGAAGGTGCAGGGTGGTGTGTTTGCCTGGGACGTGCCGGCCAGCGAGGCAAACAATGGCGAGCCGGGCCATGGTTCGGAGCATAATGGCCATGGGGAGGAGCCAAAGATGGAGACGGTGCTGAAGGGGATTGACGTGGAGGTGAGGAAGGGTGAGCTCGTGGCGGTAGTTGGGATGGTGGGGTCCGGCAAGTCGTCGCTGCTGTCCTGCATCATGGGAGAGATGCACAAGCTCTCAGGCAAG GTTAGCATATATGGAAGCACAGCATTTGTTGCGCAAACTGCTTGGATCCGAAATGGAACCATTCAAGAGAACATTTTGTTTGGAAAGCCAATGCACCCAGAGAGATATTCAGAAATCATACATGCTTGCTGCCTGGAAAAGGATTTGGAAATGATGGATTTCGGTGACCAGACTGAAATAGGTGAGCGAGGGATCAATCTCAGTGGGGGTCAAAAACAGCGCATCCAGCTTGCAAGGGCAGTTTATCAAGATTGCGATATATATCTTCTTGATGACATCTTTAGCGCAGTTGATGCTCATACTGGATCAACTATTTTCATG GAATGTCTGAAGGGCACACTCAAGAATAAGACTGTTATTCTTGTCACTCACCAAGTGGACTTCTTGCAAAATGTGGATACAGTATTT GTAATGAAAGATGGGCTAGTCATCCAGTCTGGGACTTATCATGAATTAATAGAATCCTCCTCAGAGTTTTCGGTTCTTGTCACTGCTCATCATAGTTCAATGGAGATGGCTAAGGAACAAGGCTGCCTAGATCAGAACACCGAGACTTCTGTGGATACCAAGTCCAGAAATGAAAGTGGCGAGATGACTGCCATTGCACAGAACAAAGAAACAAATTCCTCTAAGCTGATCCAGGAAGAGGAAAGGGAAAGCGGCCAAGTCAGCTGGCGTGTGTACAAGTTATATATGACAGAGGCCTGGGGTTGGCGGGGAGTTCTGGTCCTTTTAGCAGTCTCACTGCTTTCAGAGGGCTGCAGTATGGCGAGTAACTACTGGCTGTCATATGAAACATCAGGAGTCGCCATATTTAACACTTCCTTATTTCTTGGTGTTTATGTTTCAATAGTTGCTGCTACAATTGTATTCGGAATGATTAGCAATCTTGTTGTGACATTCTCGGGCCTTCAATCAGCCCAGGCCTTTTTCAACAAGATGTTTGATAGCGTTCTACGAGCTCCGATGTCTTTCTTCGACACCACTCCTTCAGGAAGGATCCTAAGCCGG GCATCTTCAGACCAACTGAAAATTGATATTGTCCTTGTGTTTTATATTGGTTTTGCCACATCATTGTGCATTTCAGTGATTACCAGCGTTGCTGTTACTTGCCAAGTTGCATGGCCGTCGGTCATAGCAGTACTTCCACTGCTGTTTTTGAACATTTGGTATCGG AACCATTATATTGCAACATCTCGAGAGTTAACTCGTCTTCAAGGAGTAACAGAGGCACCAGTTACTGATCACTTGACTGAAACCTTTTTGGGTGCTCCAACTGTCAGGTGCTTTAGAAAGGAGGATGAGTTCTACCAGACCAACTTGGACAGAATTAATTCGAATTTGCGCATGTCTTTTCATAATTATGCGGCTAATGAGTGGCTTGGATTTCGCTTGGAGCTAATTGGCACACTTATTTTGTCTATAACTGCTTTTCTCATGATCAGCTTGCCCAGCAATTTCATCAAGAAAG AATTCGTTGGCATGTCCCTTTCCTATGGTCTTTCTCTCAATTCCTTGGTGTACTACACGATTCTCATAAGCTGTATGGTTGAAAATGATATGGTAGCTGTAGAGAGGGTACATCAGTATAGTACTCTCCCTTCTGAGGCAGCATGGGAGGTTGCAGATTGCCTTCCCTCACCTAATTGGCCCAGCCGAGGAGATATTGATGTGAAAGATCTGAAG GTTCGGTATCGTCGAAATACACCTCTAATCTTGAAAGGTATTACAGTAAGTATTAAGAGCGGGGAAAAGATCGGAGTTGTGGGAAGGACTGGCAGTGGCAAGTCGACTTTAGTGCAGGCCTTATTCAGGATTGTGGAGCCTGCAGAAGGACGTATCATTATCGACAGTGTTGATATCTGCACTTTGGGGCTTCATGATCTGAGGTCTCGCTTTGGTGTGATTCCCCAAGAACCTGTGCTCTTCGAGGGAACTGTAAGGAGCAACATAGACCCAACTGGGAGGTATTCTGAGGCTGAGATATGGCAG GCCCTCGAGCGTTGCCAGCTAAAGGATATAGTAGCTTCAAAACCCGAGAAGCTTGATGCACTAG TTGCCGACATGGGGGAGAACTGGAGTGTAGGGCAGAAGCAGCTCCTCTGCTTCGGCCGCGTTATACTGAAACGTAGTCGGATCCTCTTTATGGACGAGGCGACAGCTTCTGTTGATTTACAAACGGATGCAGCAATCCAGAGAATCATCCGAGAGGAGTTCGCTGAATGCACTGTCATCAGCATTGCACATCGCATACCGACTGTCATGGACAGTGATAAAGTTTTGGTATTAGATGCAG GACTAGTGAGAGAGTTTGATGCGCCCTCAAAATTGATGGGGAGACCGTCGCTCTTTGGAGCGATGGTTCAGGAGCATGCAAATCGCTCTTCTAGCATGCATCCAGTTGATGGAATGTAA